The following coding sequences are from one Panicum hallii strain FIL2 chromosome 5, PHallii_v3.1, whole genome shotgun sequence window:
- the LOC112891849 gene encoding pectinesterase-like, protein MRGSNEPLLSSPSSRNASDSLGRPLLLLVTLLSATLLCAVAFLLLLGPAAPDLCAGSPDPASCNAIVADAVLASPRGARYSSRRPAQVLRAIVARSLVQHDAAAAAVAGMHRSAGSSDARQRAALAECVQLMGLARDRLADANAVASAAASGDARTWLSGALTFYATCADGVGEGPLRDAVGARLQPLKSLASASLAVLNAVGGLGSRGDVLTEAVADAFPSWVPARDRALLEAGADIKADVVVAQDGSGKYRTVKEAVDAAPDGGKRRYVIRVKKGVYKENVEVGKKKRELMIVGDGMDATVITGSRNVVDGATTFNSATLAVAGDGIILRDLRVENTAGPAKHQAVALRVSADRAVAYRCRVDGYQDTLYAHALRHLYRECFVSGTVDFVFGNAAAVLQGCTLAARLPLRGQSNAVTAQGREDPNQNTGTSVHRCRVVPAPDLAGREVPTFLGRPWKAYSRTVYVRSYLDAHVDPRGWLEWDGDFALATLFYGEYQNEGPGAGTAARVKWPGYHVITDRSVAAQFTVGQFIQGGGWLNGTGVPYTDGL, encoded by the exons ATGCGTGGGAGCAATGagcctctcctctcctctccctcctcaaGGAACGCCTCTGACTCTCTAGGCAGGCCGCTCCTGCTGCTGGTCACGCTCCTCTCGGCCACCCTGCTCTGCGCCGTCgctttcctcctcctcctcggcccCGCGGCTCCGGACCTCTGCGCCGGCTCCCCGGACCCGGCCTCGTGCAACGCCATCGTCGCGGACGCCGTGCTAGCGTCCCCCCGCGGCGCGCGCTATTCCAGCCGCCGCCCGGCGCAGGTCCTCCGCGCGATCGTCGCCAGGTCCCTCGTGCAGCAtgacgcggccgccgccgcggtggccgGCATGCACCGGAGCGCCGGTAGCAGCGACGCGAGGCAGCGCGCGGCGCTCGCGGAATGCGTCCAGCTGATGGGCCTCGCCCGGGACCGCCTCGCCGACGCCAACGCCGTCGCCTCGGCCGCGGCGAGCGGCGACGCGCGCACGTGGCTCAGCGGCGCGCTCACCTTCTACGCGACGTGCGCGGACGGCGTCGGCGAGGGGCCGCTGCGCGACGCCGTGGGCGCGCGGCTGCAGCCGCTCAAGTCCCTCGCGAGCGCGTCGCTCGCCGTGCTCAACGCCGTCGGCGGCCTGGGCTCCCGCGGGGACGTGCTCACGGAGGCCGTCGCGGATGCGTTCCCCTCGTGGGTGCCGGCGCGAGACCGCGCTCTCCTTGAAGCGGGCGCGGACATCAAGGCGGACGTCGTGGTGGCCCAGGACGGGAGCGGCAAGTACAGGACGGTGAAGGAGGCGGTGGACGCGGCGCCCGACGGCGGGAAGAGGCGGTACGTGATCCGCGTGAAGAAGGGGGTGTACAAGGAGAACGTGGAGGTGGGGAAGAAGAAGCGCGAGCTCATGATCGTCGGCGACGGCATGGAcgcgacggtgatcaccggcagCCGCAACGTGGTCGACGGCGCCACGACGTTCAACTCGGCCACCCTCG CGGTGGCGGGCGACGGGATCATCCTGCGGGACCTGCGGGTGGAGAACACGGCGGGGCCCGCGAAGCACCAGGCGGTGGCGCTGCGCGTGAGCGCCGACCGCGCCGTCGCCTACCGCTGCCGCGTCGACGGGTACCAGGACACCCTCTACGCGCACGCGCTCCGCCACCTCTACCGCGAGTGCTTCGTCTCGGGCACCGTCGACTTCGTCTTTGgcaacgccgccgccgtgctccaGGGCTGCAcgctggcggcgcggctgcCGCTGCGGGGCCAGAGCAACGCCGTCACGGCGCAGGGCCGGGAGGACCCCAACCAGAACACGGGCACGTCCGTGCACCGGTGCCGCGTCGTGCCGGCGCCCGATCTGGCCGGCCGGGAGGTCCCGACGTTCCTGGGCCGGCCGTGGAAGGCCTACTCGCGGACGGTGTACGTGCGGTCCTACCTGGACGCGCACGTGGACCCCAGGGGGTGGCTGGAGTGGGACGGGGACTTCGCGCTCGCCACGCTCTTCTACGGGGAGTACCAGAACGAGGGGCCCGGGGCCGGCACGGCGGCGCGCGTCAAGTGGCCCGGGTACCACGTCATCACGGACCGGAGCGTGGCCGCGCAGTTCACCGTCGGCCAGTTCATCCAGGGCGGCGGCTGGCTCAACGGCACCGGCGTACCCTACACCGATGGACTCTGA
- the LOC112891719 gene encoding replication protein A 70 kDa DNA-binding subunit B-like isoform X2, translating into MEITPVSQLRPGRLNYSLHVRISRMWEFRGTNEQNNIKHLDLVLIDQKGNSIYAEIPPEAIADLKPHLQERKIVYMSKITIEPAKLAYRVVDNPYMVKLNKRTVVVEDKDEVSGFPKYTFSLIPLDKLEQYKNKTDCFIDVIAKIRTVTNATKVTTALGDQQMRRVILLEDLKGNTIELSLSGKRALEFDGDQVIHVGQHHHVIAIFVGTLVKLYKGHYPFLSGTSACCWYINENDIAEIKVFQKSLPSDPIPVQKTYLQIDADAAQKFEDRTLQELKHVDPFLDMGQRYQCTATIIGITENQTWCYRACKICNSRMIQKENNYECAKEGCPSTQFEWKYKIPFIASDHTYKLEFMFFEKKGMELIGKSASTLIKQYKPKEIPPEISAWIGYKFTFIVRVLSKKSVNAADPSFEVLMIKERFGKEPIISFTSSNEGVLPESSSSFITEFKDLPLLIPITSKDTKERVQNAAETQDMEIEPFGIWEEAQSSNKRSFGELDNHNQEINDNNEDPSEDNTTKRMRSQEKSKH; encoded by the exons ATGGAAATTACTCCAGTATCACAACTGCGTCCAGGAAGGCTAAATTATAGTTTACATGTGCGAATATCAAGAATGTGGGAGTTCAGAGGCACGAATGAACAAAACAACATCAAACATCTTGATCTTGTTCTCATAGATCAAAAG GGAAATTCAATCTATGCAGAGATTCCACCGGAGGCTATTGCTGATTTAAAACCACACCTACAAGAAAGAAAAATTGTTTACATGTCTAAAATAACAATTGAACCAGCTAAATTAGCTTATAGGGTTGTTGACAATCCCTATATGGTCAAGCTCAACAAAAGGACGGTTGTGGTTGAAGATAAAGATGAAGTTTCAGGTTTCCCTAAATATACTTTCTCACTAATTCCATTGGATAAGCTGGAGCAATACAAGAACAAGACCGATTGTTTTATAG ATGTTATTGCCAAGATCAGAACAGTCACAAATGCAACAAAGGTTACTACAGCTTTAGGAGATCAGCAAATGAGAAGAGTTATACTCTTAGAAGATCTTAA GGGCAATACAATTGAGTTGTCACTGTCAGGGAAAAGAGCTTTGGAATTTGACGGAGACCAAGTTATACATGTGGGTCAACATCATCATGTTATTGCAATATTTGTAGGAACTTTAGTGAAGCTGTACAAAGGTCACTATCCATTTCTGAGTGGAACTTCAGCATGTTGTTGGTACATCAACGAAAATGACATTGCCGAAATCAAGGTTTTTCAGAAAAG TTTGCCAAGTGATCCTATACCTGTCCAAAAGACGTATCTCCAAATTGATGCCGATGCAGCACAAAAATTTGAAGACAGAACCCTACAAGAGCTCAAGCATGTAGACCCTTTCCTTGACATG GGACAAAGATATCAGTGCACAGCTACTATTATCGGAATCACAGAAAACCAAACATGGTGTTATAGAGCCTGCAAGATCTGCAACTCAAGGATGATTCAAAAAGAAAATAATTATGAATGCGCAAAGGAAGGATGTCCATCTACACAATTTGAATGGAA GTACAAAATACCATTTATTGCAAGTGATCACACATACAAGCTAGAATTTATGTTCTTTGAGAAAAAAGGAATGGAGCTTATAGGAAAAAGTGCATCGACTCTTATTAAGCAATATAAACCAAAGGAGATACCACCAGAGATATCAGCTTGGATAGGCTACAAATTTACTTTCATTGTAAGAGTGCTATCAAAAAAAAGTGTTAACGCTGCTGATCCATCCTTTGAAGTGCTTATGATAAAAGAAAGATTTGGAAAGGAGCCTATTATATCATTTACCAGCTCAAATGAAGGTGTCCTACCAGAATCCTCCTCCTCTTTTATCACAGAATTCAAGGATTTACCATTGCTGATTCCAATTACTTCTAAAGACACAAAAGAACGA GTACAAAACGCTGCAGAAACTCAAGATATGGAGATTGAACCATTTGG CATTTGGGAAGAAGCTCAGAGCTCAAACAAAAGAAGCTTTGGAGAGCTAGACAATCATAACCAG GAAATCAACGATAATAATGAAGATCCTTCAGAAGATAACACAACCAAAAGGATGCGCTCACAAGAAAAAAGCAAACATTGA
- the LOC112891719 gene encoding probable replication factor A 73 kDa subunit isoform X1, with amino-acid sequence MEITPVSQLRPGRLNYSLHVRISRMWEFRGTNEQNNIKHLDLVLIDQKGNSIYAEIPPEAIADLKPHLQERKIVYMSKITIEPAKLAYRVVDNPYMVKLNKRTVVVEDKDEVSGFPKYTFSLIPLDKLEQYKNKTDCFIDVIAKIRTVTNATKVTTALGDQQMRRVILLEDLKGNTIELSLSGKRALEFDGDQVIHVGQHHHVIAIFVGTLVKLYKGHYPFLSGTSACCWYINENDIAEIKVFQKSLPSDPIPVQKTYLQIDADAAQKFEDRTLQELKHVDPFLDMFSYTLIQGQRYQCTATIIGITENQTWCYRACKICNSRMIQKENNYECAKEGCPSTQFEWKYKIPFIASDHTYKLEFMFFEKKGMELIGKSASTLIKQYKPKEIPPEISAWIGYKFTFIVRVLSKKSVNAADPSFEVLMIKERFGKEPIISFTSSNEGVLPESSSSFITEFKDLPLLIPITSKDTKERVQNAAETQDMEIEPFGIWEEAQSSNKRSFGELDNHNQEINDNNEDPSEDNTTKRMRSQEKSKH; translated from the exons ATGGAAATTACTCCAGTATCACAACTGCGTCCAGGAAGGCTAAATTATAGTTTACATGTGCGAATATCAAGAATGTGGGAGTTCAGAGGCACGAATGAACAAAACAACATCAAACATCTTGATCTTGTTCTCATAGATCAAAAG GGAAATTCAATCTATGCAGAGATTCCACCGGAGGCTATTGCTGATTTAAAACCACACCTACAAGAAAGAAAAATTGTTTACATGTCTAAAATAACAATTGAACCAGCTAAATTAGCTTATAGGGTTGTTGACAATCCCTATATGGTCAAGCTCAACAAAAGGACGGTTGTGGTTGAAGATAAAGATGAAGTTTCAGGTTTCCCTAAATATACTTTCTCACTAATTCCATTGGATAAGCTGGAGCAATACAAGAACAAGACCGATTGTTTTATAG ATGTTATTGCCAAGATCAGAACAGTCACAAATGCAACAAAGGTTACTACAGCTTTAGGAGATCAGCAAATGAGAAGAGTTATACTCTTAGAAGATCTTAA GGGCAATACAATTGAGTTGTCACTGTCAGGGAAAAGAGCTTTGGAATTTGACGGAGACCAAGTTATACATGTGGGTCAACATCATCATGTTATTGCAATATTTGTAGGAACTTTAGTGAAGCTGTACAAAGGTCACTATCCATTTCTGAGTGGAACTTCAGCATGTTGTTGGTACATCAACGAAAATGACATTGCCGAAATCAAGGTTTTTCAGAAAAG TTTGCCAAGTGATCCTATACCTGTCCAAAAGACGTATCTCCAAATTGATGCCGATGCAGCACAAAAATTTGAAGACAGAACCCTACAAGAGCTCAAGCATGTAGACCCTTTCCTTGACATG TTCTCTTACACTTTGATACAGGGACAAAGATATCAGTGCACAGCTACTATTATCGGAATCACAGAAAACCAAACATGGTGTTATAGAGCCTGCAAGATCTGCAACTCAAGGATGATTCAAAAAGAAAATAATTATGAATGCGCAAAGGAAGGATGTCCATCTACACAATTTGAATGGAA GTACAAAATACCATTTATTGCAAGTGATCACACATACAAGCTAGAATTTATGTTCTTTGAGAAAAAAGGAATGGAGCTTATAGGAAAAAGTGCATCGACTCTTATTAAGCAATATAAACCAAAGGAGATACCACCAGAGATATCAGCTTGGATAGGCTACAAATTTACTTTCATTGTAAGAGTGCTATCAAAAAAAAGTGTTAACGCTGCTGATCCATCCTTTGAAGTGCTTATGATAAAAGAAAGATTTGGAAAGGAGCCTATTATATCATTTACCAGCTCAAATGAAGGTGTCCTACCAGAATCCTCCTCCTCTTTTATCACAGAATTCAAGGATTTACCATTGCTGATTCCAATTACTTCTAAAGACACAAAAGAACGA GTACAAAACGCTGCAGAAACTCAAGATATGGAGATTGAACCATTTGG CATTTGGGAAGAAGCTCAGAGCTCAAACAAAAGAAGCTTTGGAGAGCTAGACAATCATAACCAG GAAATCAACGATAATAATGAAGATCCTTCAGAAGATAACACAACCAAAAGGATGCGCTCACAAGAAAAAAGCAAACATTGA
- the LOC112894541 gene encoding nuclear transport factor 2B-like yields MDGQPGSGGGAGDDDCDAVARAFVEYYYRTFDANRGALAALYGPHTSVLSFEGHAVAGAEEIGRKLAQLPFDQCRHSVSTVDCQPSPSLPGSILVFVSGNLQLAGEDHQLRFSQMFQLVPNEQGSFFVQNDIFRLNYG; encoded by the exons ATGGACGGGCAGCCGGGCAGCGGTGGCGGAGCGGGGGACGACGACTgcgacgcggtggcgagggcgtTCGTGGAGTACTACTACCGCACGTTCGACGCCAACCGCGGCGCGCTCGCGGCGCTCTACGGCCCCCACACCTCCGTGCTCTCCTTCGAGGGCCACGCCGTCGCGGGCGCCGAGGAGATCGGCCGGAAGCTGGCGCAGCTGCCCTTCGACCAGTGCCGCCACTCTGTCTCCACCGTCGACTGCCAGCCCTCGCCGTCGTTGCCGGGCAGCATCCTCGTCTTCGTCAGCGGCAACCTCCAGCTCGCCGGCGAGGACCACCAGCTCAGGTTCAGCCAG ATGTTTCAGCTGGTGCCCAACGAGCAGGGGAGCTTCTTCGTGCAGAACGACATATTCCGGCTCAACTACGGGTGA
- the LOC112894034 gene encoding salicylic acid-binding protein 2-like: MGGSKHIVLVHGACLGGWSWFKVATPLRAAGYRVDTPDLAASGVDPRPLREVPTFRDYTAPLLDLLAALPAGDRVVLVGHSLGGVSVALAAELFPDKVAAAVFLCAFMPDCAARPSHVLEKFVEGKWLDWMDTEMKPQDTEGKLPTSMLFGPRILREKFFQLCSPEDITLASSLMRVSSMFMEDLAAQQPFTEGGYGSVRRVYVVCSEDYGIVEGFQRWMVENSPVEEVKEIAADHLVMLSRPKDLAQCLADIADKYA, translated from the exons ATGGGAGGCAGCAAGCACATCGTGCTCGTCCACGGCGCGTGCCTCGGCGGCTGGTCCTGGTTCAAGGTGGCCACCCCGCTCCGCGCCGCGGGGTACCGCGTCGACACGCCGGACCTGGCGGCGTCGGGGGTGGACCCGCGGCCGCTCCGCGAGGTGCCCACGTTCCGGGACTACACGGCGCCGCTGCTGGACCTCCTCGCGGCGCTCCCGGCCGGGGACCGCGTGGTGCTCGTCGGCCACAGCCTCGGCGGCGTGAGCGTCGCCCTGGCCGCCGAGCTGTTCCCGGAcaaggtcgccgccgccgtgttcCTCTGCGCCTTCATGCCCGACTGCGCCGCGCGGCCGTCGCACGTGCTGGAGAAG TTCGTGGAGGGGAAGTGGCTGGACTGGATGGACACGGAGATGAAGCCGCAGGACACCGAGGGCAAGCTCCCCACGTCCATGCTGTTCGGGCCCCGGATCCTGCGAGAGAAGTTCTTCCAGCTCTGCTCGCCCGAG GACATCACCCTGGCGTCGTCCCTGATGCGGGTGAGCTCGATGTTCATGGAGGACCTGGCCGCCCAGCAGCCGTTCACCGAGGGCGGGTACGGCTCGGTGCGCAGGGTGTACGTGGTGTGTTCGGAGGACTACGGCATCGTGGAGGGGTTCCAGCGCTGGATGGTGGAGAACAGCCCGGTGGAGGAGGTGAAGGAGATCGCCGCCGACCACCTGGTCATGCTCTCCAGGCCCAAGGACCTGGCGCAGTGCCTCGCCGACATCGCCGACAAGTACGCGTGA
- the LOC112895782 gene encoding uncharacterized protein LOC112895782, whose product MDHARREVDRGAAPEFVALDIRGEEESPGSGPDLMMESSFAAKGFERERSADANSSSTGMAGVYEKQAVPVQVDGSPRELYHPSTPKRRRANRRVSGWRDPRKILFAFAALSSVGTLILLYFTLSMGKMTGGQADGQ is encoded by the exons ATGGACCACGCCCGGCGGGAGGTGGACCGGGGGGCCGCGCCGGAGTTCGTGGCGCTCGACATCCGCGGCGAGGAGGAGTCGCCTGGGTCCGGGCCGGACCTG ATGATGGAGTCCTCATTCGCCGCTAAGGGGTTCGAGCGGGAGCGGAGCGCAGACGCCAATTCTTCTTCGACCG GTATGGCGGGTGTGTATGAGAAGCAGGCAGTGCCGGTGCAGGTCGACGGCAGCCCGAGGGAGCTGTACCACCCCTCAACACCAAAACGCCGCCGTGCAAACCGGCGTGTTTCTGGGTGGCGTGATCCCAGGAAGATCCTCTTCGCTTTTGCAGCATT GTCCAGCGTGGGCACGTTGATACTGCTCTACTTTACGCTCTCCATGGGGAAGATGACAGGAGGTCAAGCTGACGGCCAGTGA
- the LOC112894087 gene encoding peroxidase 1-like, with protein MALRLLLVVAAAAVAAASCRAGLADPAVSALPGLPVAGLAVGFYKESCPEVEDLVLTEMRAIVEKDRTLGPAMLRFMFHDCLVRGCDASIMLKSRSNKGEQDALPSYGLRGYEEIEQIKAKVEAACPLTVSCADIIALAARDAVYLSNGPRYAVETGRRDGKVSAKFDAESDLPPPSSNIVDLKTYFSVKGLGWKDLVVLSGSHTIGTAQCSTFASDRLYNFSGRGMQDPSLDKAYAASLREECEPGLKNDTTPVVMDPTSPYEFDLSYYRHVYRDSGLFLSDQALMHDRWTREYVERMAAAASPDEFFADYAVAMTNMGRLEVLTGDSGEIRETCAAYVN; from the exons ATGGCATTGaggctgctgctggtggtggcggcggcggcggtcgccgcGGCGAGCTGCCGGGCGGGCCTCGCGGACCCCGCGGTGAGCGCGCTGCCGGGGCTCCCCGTCGCCGGGCTCGCCGTCGGGTTCTACAAAGAGTCATGCCCGGAGGTGGAGGACCTGGTGCTCACCGAGATGCGCGCCATCGTCGAGAAGGACCGGACCCTCGGGCCGGCGATGCTGCGGTTCATGTTCCACGACTGCCTCGTCAGG GGGTGCGACGCATCGATCATGCTCAAATCGCGGAGCAACAAGGGGGAGCAGGACGCCTTACCGAGCTACGGCCTCCGCGGCTACGAGGAGATCGAGCAGATCAAGGCCAAGGTGGAGGCGGCGTGCCCGCTCACCGTGTCGTGCGCGGACATCATCGCCCTGGCCGCCCGGGACGCCGTGTACCTG AGCAACGGGCCGCGCTACGCCGTCGAGACCGGCCGCCGGGACGGCAAGGTGTCGGCCAAGTTCGACGCCGAGAGCGACCTCCCGCCCCCATCCTCCAACATCGTCGACCTCAAAACCTACTTCAGCGTCAAGGGCTTGGGCTGGAAGGACCTCGTCGTCCTATCAG GGAGCCACACGATCGGCACCGCGCAGTGCTCGACGTTCGCGTCGGACCGGCTCTACAACTTCAGCGGGAGGGGGATGCAGGACCCGTCGCTGGATAAGGCGTACGCGGCGAGCCTGCGGGAGGAGTGCGAGCCGGGGCTCAAGAACGACACGACCCCGGTGGTGATGGACCCGACCAGCCCCTACGAGTTCGACCTGAGCTACTACCGCCACGTGTACAGAGATTCGGGGCTCTTCCTCTCCGACCAGGCGCTCATGCACGACCGGTGGACGAGGGAGTACGTGGAGCGGATGGCCGCCGCGGCGTCGCCCGACGAATTCTTCGCCGACTACGCGGTCGCCATGACCAACATGGGCCGGCTCGAGGTGCTCACGGGCGACAGCGGGGAGATCCGGGAGACCTGTGCCGCGTACGTTAACTAG